The DNA segment TCCCTCCCGACGCAACGCCCCGACGCGATCCGACCCGTTCAATCGGCCGCCTCCGCAGCCCCCGAGGGACGCCGTGCAAGATCCCCgcccattcggacccgaaccaagccgtgtcggtcccgaggccacggcataaagttgtttacactaacagacgGTACAGAGATTTGACGGCACTTTTATTTGTCGGACTGGGAGGCTATATCGAGCGATGTTTAGCAGTGCAAAGTGAGaagaggagaaaagagagagagagagagagagagagagagagagagagagtgtatgTTTTGGATTCatccaaaaataattatttatatttataaaaaaaataaaatataaaaattttaaaataataaaaaaaattcatcatatcTCAATAAAAATTTTCACTTgtatctatttatcttaatttaatttttatatttttattttatcgaaacttaattatttaaattaataatatcatCCCCTCTTACTtaaaataattataacatgaaatcattttttttaaaaaaattctttcgCTAAAGCTTTTGTATAGATATCGAAAAATTAATCTCGTTGTAGTAGTCAATTTGAATTTCGCCTTTATCAATCAATTCAagaatgaaatgatgtgaaatttTGATGTGTTTAGTGCGTCATGAAATATAAGATTCTTAATTATTGTTATAGTAGACTAGTAGACTTGTTGTCACGGTATATTTTAGTTGATCCAtcttatttttctttaatatatgCTATAATTTTTCGAAGCCAAATTACACCGAAAGAGCAACATATTCTTGTTTTTTTGTTATACAAGTTTGACATCGTAAAGTGttttttttatcatctttatAACCAGCTCAATCATTATTATTATaagaatataatttaaattttttcttaCCCGTAATAAAATCCATAATTGAGAGTTCACCTTGATGCATATAAGAATTCTTTTAGCTATTCCAAAGTGATGCTTGCTAAGACTGTGCATGAATATAGATAACAAACCAActgtaaacataatatctggtcttgaATATGTGAGATAAATTAACCCTCCAATCAAACTTCTATATTGTTGCTCATCTATATTTTCAAATCCTTCATGTAACATAAGTTTATTATTTGTATTCATTGGAGTATTTATTGGCTTACAAgttatcataaattttttaacaaaattttagcatatttttcttgaaataaaaaattttaatttcatcttagataattttaattcttaaaaataatataaaagcgCTATATCAGtcatttcaaattctaaaatcatatttttcttaaattcagcaAACACATTGATTGAATTTCAGCATAAATTATATCATTCACAAAAAAAGAGATAATGAGAATTTTTATACCTTGAGCTCTTCTATATAAACTTgcctcatttaattttttttaaattatgttcaataaaatatttgttaattatattatatCAGGCTCTCGATGCTTGAATTTCAACTAGAGAATTATGTTATATTATGCTCTAAATCTTATGTTATATCATGCTCTCGGACAAAACATTATATAGGTTGATTGAATTTCAACCTATATAATGTTTTGTCCTATTTGTATATTTTATCTTCTAAACCTTTAATTTCAAATCATTCAGCTATACATAAACCTCCTCTTGCAACTTTCTATTCACCATGCccgatttaacatcaaattgataaacttatcattttttttagGCTGCGAATGCTAATACTATTATATTTATATCAATTCTAGCaactaaagaatttttttttaaatcaatactTCAAATTTGAGCATACATTTTGGCAATTAAACTAGCTTTTATATGTTTTTACAACGAgctaataatattaaattttgactTTTATATCTATTTGAGTTCGATAGCTTTTTTTTCCTCGGGCTAAATTTATCAACTTTCAAGTCTTATTTTTTTCACTAGCTTATAGTTAGTCATACGTTGCTTATACTCATACTTCCTTTTTAGCTACAACTTCAAAGCAAGTAGATTTTAAAGAAAAACATGCAAAGTTATCAGAGTAATATATTTCTGAAAGACTACAAAATTTCCTTTGAGGTGTTTCAGTCTCACTATAATCATTTGAATTAAAATCATTCAAAATATGATAGGATTTGAGTGAGGTATTAACAATAGACAATGTATCATGAGGTTTATTGACTTCTTCTCTTACAACTATTGAAATTTCAAAGTTCCAAGCTTCTTCTTCattaaacataatatcatgatttataattaatttcttaGTTGTAGAATCATAAAATCTAAAACATTTTATATCATTATTATACCCCATAAAAATGTATTTGACACTTTCGTCATTAAGTTTACTTCTATTTTCTGAATATGAAAGTAAGTACTAcaatcaaatatttttaaatgtCTTACATTTTGCTTTTTGTTTAACTATGCTTTATAGGATTTTTTCCTTGTACTATGAAAGTGTATTAGAAAATATATTAATGTACACACAGTTTTTGCTCAAAACTCTTTTAGTACTATTTTTTCTTTAAGTATACATCTGACAATCCTAACCACTACTCAGTTCTTCCACTCTGCTACATCAGTTTACAGTTTATTATATGTGAATGTTTATAttcttgtaaaaaataaaaaaatctttggaAATAAATTCACTTACTGATATCACTCTATATATGTTTTGGAGAATCTACATAtgttttgagatttttttaaacaGAGAAGACTTAtgtaattatttataaataataaaaatatatttatttttatcatatgagaTAATCTTTATAGGCCCATAAATATTTGTAAGCACAAATCCCAATCATTATTTTGATTCTCCACTCGTCTAAAAGAATTTTCTATTTTGTtctcaaaaatataatatttgtaaataatatttttatttttaattttaggtAAATcaactatcatatatatatatatatatatatatatatatattaatttagcaATTCTAGTCCATCATAATTCATGATCATATCATAAAGCAATGAATACATTTAGGataaattcaaaaataataaggtaaatattttattttttatcatcctcattgctatcaatttttttatttttattttatcataaataaaatatttttcatcattaATAATTAGGTTAAGGTTCATTTTAACTGTTATGGTTTTAGCTACGGACCTCTCGGTGGCAATGCTTATCGGCGGCTCCCTGGATCGACGGTGCAGATGAACACGTCGATCGCGGGGAAGTCCTTGGGGTCGACCGACAACACTAGTCGATCGGGGAACTCCCGACGGCGCACCGAGAGCTGCCGAAGGGCTCGGTAGAAATTAAGatattagaaataataaaaaatatttagtttaaatgaaacaataaaaaaatatttacttgaaaataaattttactttttattgtgtgcatattttattttctttattaaaaaatattaattttgtcCTTGAAAAGTGATAGGTCCAATCGAATCAATCAACTCCTTAACAATATTATTTCAATATTATTATGATTATAGTTTCTATCCttaaaagatttttttctttaatctaaTTATTTCTGGTCTATGCACCATAATACACAATGGGTGCATTCAATTAAAGTACATCAAAGACTTTACTAATCATAGTACCATGCAACAGCTACCCAGCAATGACTGACTCAGATCGAAAATACATTACGTAGACATTAACCTGACTCCAGTGTGATGACAAGTCTCTCATACGTGGAAGACGAGATACCCCATGTAGAGAAGAAGACCTGCTACCGTCAAGGAGATGACGGTGATGCTCCTCGGCATCCTTCCACCATCGCTTCTCAGAAACATGGCCTCGTAGATAGGCCAGCAGTTGGCGGCGACGAAGCCCGACAGGAACAGCTGCGCGAACTGCTCGTCGAGGAACCCCTCCGTCGTCGCAGCCCTCGCGATCCCTACCACCAAGGAGCTCAGGTTGACGGCGGCCACGGTTCCGAGTGCCACGAAGAACGGCGACTGCACTCCCAGGTCGAGGACCCCTCTCTCGTACCGCTCGTTCTGCTCCTCCTCCGCCACTTTGCTCGTCACGTTGAAACCCGGCGCAGATATGCCGATGTGGTTGAGTCCGAACTGGATGGTTCCGAAGAGAAAAGATGTGACGCCTCTGGTCATCCACATCCGCTGGTCACTCCACCACCTCCTGATGGTCGCACCATCTGCGAGGAACTCGACGAGGTCTTGGCCATAGGCTGCGGTGAAGAGGTAGGCGTACACGAAGAACCATGGATCGGAGACCTGGAACAAGACCAGCAGTTGAAGACATCCCCATGACGCaaactcagagagagagagagagagagagagagagagagagagagagagagagagagtgccttGGGGAAGAAGGGCGTCCGATACATGAGAGCTAGCGGTGGAAGAAGGCCGTATACTGTGATGGGGACGCACCAAGTGCCCCAACATGCATAGTGCGCATAGATTAAGCCCATCGAGAACGAAGCCTTGGTGGTGCCGAAGGTGAGGGGGTTAAACCTCGAGAAGGCCACTTCGTAGAGCCCCACGCACCATCTCTTGCACTGGCTAAGGACATCATTTAGATTCTTCGGCCCGTCGCCGAGGAACGCCGGCCTCGCCGGGTCGCAGAACACGGACTTCCATCCCTCGCAGTGGAGCCGATAACCCGTGTGGAAGTCCTCCACGAGCGACCCATATCGGAAACCAATCTGCATGATCGAAGATACCAACCTCACGTTTGCATCATCGAAACAACAGCGCAAGAACATGCTCCGAAGGTTACCGAGGATCCCCATTTGGTGCCGAGTTCGAAGGAGCAGGCAGCCGCTTCCACGGCTTTCTGCAGTGCGGACTCCGAAGCCGACGAGCCACGGTGAGCCGGCAAGCCGGTGCTATGCAAAGAGCGTCGCGAGAAGAAGCAGCCGGTGCCGACGTAGTTGGGTCCCCGGAGTCCATCCATTCCCCTGGGGTTAATCTTAAACAAACGCTTGATCTCGCTTGCGTAGATGTCGTTCTCGTTGATTCCATGGAAGCACTGGGGGAACTGGACGTAGGCGAGGTCGGCGGAGACGACAGGGTCCAGAAAGTAGCAGAGCGCGTGGAGAGCAGCACGAGGGTTGTTGCAGTACATGTCGCAGTCCAAGGTCAGGATAACCGGGGCGTTGCTCATGGCGCTCGACACGCGCGTCTGCCATGAGGAATCCAAGCTCAGAAAGgtcaaagagagagaaagagggagggagggatcgACGTACCAGGACATTCAGAGCCCCAGCTTTGAAGTGATGATGAGAAGACGGGCGTTTCTCTCTGGAGACGTAGATCAGATTGGGCATCTCGTTTCCCATGATATCCGAATCTTTGCTGCTTTGGAGTAGAACCTGTTTAAGATACCAACATCTTTTTAGATTCCTGTTTGGGATTCCGAATCTATTCTATACAGATCACATGGAAAGTCTCAGCAGCATAATAAACATTTAGTAAAACTGTTAAATTCAGAACTAAGTAAAAAGTATATACTAAATAAAATTAAGAGA comes from the Musa acuminata AAA Group cultivar baxijiao chromosome BXJ2-8, Cavendish_Baxijiao_AAA, whole genome shotgun sequence genome and includes:
- the LOC135618739 gene encoding cellulose synthase-like protein G3, producing the protein MTAFHALRVSRHVLLNRAHMLLYSLAILALLRHRVSCLLSSSRFIPLLLAELILAFMWVGSQATRWRPVRRHEFPDRLLREVDPAAFPALDVFICTADPHREPPISVVSTALSAMAFDYPPDRLSIYVSDDGGSAVTLFALMEASRFARYWLPFCKENGLLDRSPEAYFRSNIGGDSDKMKVMYESTKEKVERAMERGYVGNDVVFGAEERELFEKWKEFTRHDHPSVIQVLLQSSKDSDIMGNEMPNLIYVSREKRPSSHHHFKAGALNVLTRVSSAMSNAPVILTLDCDMYCNNPRAALHALCYFLDPVVSADLAYVQFPQCFHGINENDIYASEIKRLFKINPRGMDGLRGPNYVGTGCFFSRRSLHSTGLPAHRGSSASESALQKAVEAAACSFELGTKWGSSIGFRYGSLVEDFHTGYRLHCEGWKSVFCDPARPAFLGDGPKNLNDVLSQCKRWCVGLYEVAFSRFNPLTFGTTKASFSMGLIYAHYACWGTWCVPITVYGLLPPLALMYRTPFFPKVSDPWFFVYAYLFTAAYGQDLVEFLADGATIRRWWSDQRMWMTRGVTSFLFGTIQFGLNHIGISAPGFNVTSKVAEEEQNERYERGVLDLGVQSPFFVALGTVAAVNLSSLVVGIARAATTEGFLDEQFAQLFLSGFVAANCWPIYEAMFLRSDGGRMPRSITVISLTVAGLLLYMGYLVFHV